The window AGGGCTTCCAGCGAGCCGCGGGCCACAATGCGCCCCCGGTTGATGAGCGCCACCTCATCGGCCAGGGCTTCCACATGCACCAGTTGGTGTGAGCTGAGCAACACGGCCTTCCCCGCGGCGCGAAGGTCGACCACCAGCCGCTTGGCCAACTGAATGTTCACCGGATCCAAGCCCTGGAACGGTTCATCCAGCACCACCACCGGCGGGTCGTGCATCAGCGCCGCCACCAATTGGGCTTTCTGCTGCATCCCGCGAGAAAGTTCATGCACCTTGCGCTCGGCCCAGTCACCGAGGTTCAGCCGCTCCAACCACTGGCTCGCCCGGTCGCGCGCCTCAGCGGCGCGCATCCCCTTGAGAGTGCCAAGATAAGCCAGCAACTCCAGTAAACGGGCATCGCGATAAAGACCGCGCGCTTCGGGAAGGTAGCCCACCTGCTCGCGAGATTGCTGCGGCGGCTTCCCCAACAAACGCACTTCGCCCCCATCGGGGAAGAGAATGCCCATCAGAACGCGGATGGTGGAAGTCTTGCCCGCGCCATTCGGGCCTAACAGGGCAAAAACCTGACCAGGGGCCACCTCAAAAGAAACGCCATCCACGGCTGTAAAATCGCCATAACGCTTGACAAGTTGCTGCACTTCGATGAAGTTCACGGCTTCCTCCCACGAGATCAATCAGGGATGCTGCGGTGCGGCCGCCTCCCCAACATCTAAAATGCGCCGCATCGCCCGTCGGTAAGCCTCCAACGCCTGGCGGCCTTCCGGTGACAGGCGACACAGGGTCAAAGGCATCTTCCCTCGAAAGGTCTTCTCGATGTGCACGTAACCGGCTTCCTCAAGCCTGCTCAGGTGGGCCGAAAGATTACCCTTGGTCAAGCCGGTGGCGTAAAGCAAATAGCGGAAGTCGGCCTC is drawn from Chloroflexota bacterium and contains these coding sequences:
- a CDS encoding ATP-binding cassette domain-containing protein, which gives rise to MISWEEAVNFIEVQQLVKRYGDFTAVDGVSFEVAPGQVFALLGPNGAGKTSTIRVLMGILFPDGGEVRLLGKPPQQSREQVGYLPEARGLYRDARLLELLAYLGTLKGMRAAEARDRASQWLERLNLGDWAERKVHELSRGMQQKAQLVAALMHDPPVVVLDEPFQGLDPVNIQLAKRLVVDLRAAGKAVLLSSHQLVHVEALADEVALINRGRIVARGSLEALQRHYARGDLAVRLAGGATLPEGLPVQRVTSRNGVWTMLPQRGVSPQEVLRALVASGTPVERFEVVYPSLEEIFLRAVEETTGDTAPAKEVQP
- a CDS encoding transcriptional regulator — encoded protein: MTSAVDIRALDPLVHTPARLAILTVLSVVDEADFRYLLYATGLTKGNLSAHLSRLEEAGYVHIEKTFRGKMPLTLCRLSPEGRQALEAYRRAMRRILDVGEAAAPQHP